Within the Hermetia illucens chromosome 6, iHerIll2.2.curated.20191125, whole genome shotgun sequence genome, the region tgaagacggtcgaaaaaaattgtggtttatgggtgcgatactgtaacgatttgcacagcacagcgttggttcgaatgatttcgttctggtgtagtggatgtcgaaggtacaccccgtactggtaggccaatcgtcgtagaaaccaataaaatcgtcgaaatcatccaagtagactagcatgtgagcattcgctcgattagccaggaactgggtaaggaccataaaaccgtttggaaccagaaccagatcgtggtcgaagcgcggcgagacGGCCCAAATCATCGAAcgaagcccggattgacggccaggaaggttttgctgtgtgtttggtgggattggaagggagtcatctactatgagctgctccacTATGGCCAAagcctcaattcggtcctttactgtgagcaactcgaccgtttgaaacaggcgattgaTCAGatgcggccaggattggtcaataggaaggGTATTCTGTTCCACTAGGACAATGCTCGGCCTcatacatctttgatgacccgccagaagctacgggagctcggataggATATCTTATCGCAcgcaccgtatagtccggacctggcaccaagtgattaccatctctttcgATCCATGCAAAACGGTCTttgtgctactaagttggcctcaaaagaggctagcgaaaactggctgcctgagttttttgcaaataaggagttAGGGGGGCGGGGggtttataaggggggataatgaagttgccctcTAAATGGCAATAAGTTTGCCAACAAAACGGGATCCAGGGGCGAATACGCATGAGCTTAAAAAGGATCAATATATAATCTTTACTCTTCGAAAACTTGATTAATTGATTAACTCCACCATAATACATAATTTATGTGGAGCCATTCTAGTTGGCACTATTCTAAAAACTTGTACCCTTTCTGCTTTTAGAGAGTGTCGAGAAGAAGAGAAAGAAGGGGAGAAATGAAGCTGCAAGCTGAACACAGATTATATCTAATGAGTGTGTGGATTGATATCCTTGAGTCTTATAATGGTTTATGGTTTGTAATGACATAAAGTAATAGCGATGGTCTAAAGACCACCCTGAGTGGCGGGAGCCGTTGGAGAGAGAGCTATCCCGAAAACCTAAAATGATGGCGAAATTAACCGTGAAGGGCTGCCcataaatattgaagctccattgaaGTTTCCCATCGAAcggtgcttgcacgcctctgtgctagcctggCTTGtggaatatgagggatcctTCGAATACTTCGATCCTTAAAAAggctaaaataaatatataaaataattgaaaaaaagaggaaataaaaaaaaaaataaaatcaaaattccaGGATCTAGAGGGATATtagataataatatattatacagAGTATAACCGTAAGTTCTGTCAGTGAAACATATCTTCGTTTCTCACGaaataataaaccaaatcaatcgaaaagtactggTGGGAAACATAGAGCCttcaaatgaaagaaaagatattcaaaatggctgccgctagcagctatacaggcccgaagtctgtgagggcatgcatcgatcgcttcacgcacggtatgaagtGGCATTTCTCGAGTTGTACGCACGATGCTGGATTTAAACTCTTtaaatcggtgtaagttcgatcgcaggcagtctcctctaacttagcccaaaggctgtagtccatAGGATTCAAATTtgggctgcctgaggcccattcatccgGGGTTATGAAGTCTagaacatgcgccgctaactactgctgaattatcttggctttgtgaccGGGGGCCAAGCCCTGCTGGAATCATcaccatgacagaagtcggaaggtgacgacgttggactcgcggagcattttctttggcttcataacaattgtgagcatacactcaatcattttgtcggttgaatttttcctcgatggtaaaaaCTTTCTCATCAGAAAATAAAATCTTGCAGAGGAGCGGCGCACCGAGTTCGCcgcatttccttcagttttggcgttaacatataGCTAACGCACGGCCGGTACACACCGAGACCGAGATCTCCTCGTAAAATATGACCATTCTTCAAATTAAAACGCTCatttccgccgacattcgtttctgcttgcggagaggattgcgacgaacacgctCACGCATCGCATGCACTCCTgcggcctgtcaaccacatcagctgctTCACGACATCGACataatgtcctaaaaacgaatcgttcatTTAGGGGCagcttttttttaacaaactatgaatctttttcggcgtataCCCACATTGGGGTAGTACAATAATCgtgattcttttttcgtagataccgaacttcatcgtgttgtcatTTACGCGCTACTGATCTTCGAAACCTAAAAGTCTGTtggaagtggggtatggttaggtaTCGTCCGTGctcagtgttaccagtttcgggGGCCTAACATTTTtcgctatacgcatcgactgacagatcttatggctatactatgtatattctcatattttggaaattttctgaaaaaaaaaacccgttAAATTTACGTTAGGCGTACAAAATTTTGCGGAAATACACGCCATAATATAGGCCACAAATTTACAAAAGTTTGAACCCCATGCTTTCATGTGAATTCACTACACAAAAACCCTCTCTAGATGTCCTGGCATAGTATTGGCATTATCTATCATGAGCTTGCATCCTTGGCGTGGCTCTCCTACTCCTACTTTGTTTTATCTTCCTTTAGGTACTCGCGTGCTAACCATTCGTACGGTAGTGCCTCGCTCTTGTTCCCTTTGTAAAACATTTGGGGCTGTTCGATATAATAGAGTTAAAGGTCACCGATAACAACTTCGCCAGTCAGCTCATCCTTTATCGGCCAAATCATTCGAAGTAAAATTGTGCTTTGTAATGTATCAATAGCACATGGTTTGTAAATCCCGAGCttattttttggttttcattGTCTGTAGGACTGTCCAATAGGACTCGTTGTCCATCACTACTTGGCACTGGAATTCATCCTTTGATCATTTGTTTCAAAGCAGTTACCTGGTTGGTCTGTCGTAAAACCAGTCAAGAGCACAGATCAGTTAGGATTTAACATAAAGAAATTTTTCTACCACTCTTTCcctgacctttcatttaattgaGAATAGTATTGgatatattatttcaaattcccCTCCTTTACTTAGGTTTGAACTCCATCACGGCCAGAAAAATCGCTCTGAATGACAATATTTTATTGAAAGGGACGATTTTCCAAAAGAACCATTATTGGCTTTATCACTGCAACCCAATTAATGCACTTACTTACTTCCTTATTTATTTACAGTGTCCACCACCCCAACCACCCAGACCTGCAGAATTAAAATGCGAAGAAGGCTACGTTTTGAGAAATGGATTTTGCGAGCAGAAAACTGATATCAGATGCCCCGCCGGGAGCACCCTTCAGGGTGGTCACTGTGTCATTGTAAGAACTGAGaatgcaatttgtcccgttggGAGTGAAATGCGTGACGGTCAATGCgttaaaatttttgaacgcgttTGTCCTTATGGCTATCATATGATGAATGGCCAGTGTATTAGATCAGAAACGGTACCGGTATCCTGTCCACCTGGGTCATACCTGCAAAATAATGAGTGCATTAGAATTGAGTGCCCCAAGGATTATCGCCTTGAAAACGGTTGGTGTGTTCAAATAAATCCACCACCAACTCCGCCATGTGAATTCAGTTGTCCCACAGGTAAATGAGTGCTAGATTCGTCTGGATAAGTCCTGTTTGATTCTATTTGTTCTTTGTAGGATATATTTTGCAAAACAATCTATGCTACCCAAGGCAACCGACCCCTGTGCCACAACCTCCCGTACCGCCATCTTGTCCTCTAGCACCTCCGGTAGTGGTAACTCCTGCTCCTCAAGTGGAGTGTACTGCTGGTTACATACTGCGAAATAAAGAATGCATAAGAGAAGAAATTGAATGTCCAGAAGGGACTACATACCGTGGTGGAAAATGCGAAAGAATTGCTTGCCCGCCTCCATCCGTGTGGAATGGACAATACTGCGTTCACTACATTACTCAACAGGGTGCCACTAATAACACAAATTTGGTCAACAATACCCATACCGTCCACAATTTCAATAATGTTACGCATGATACCAATGTCAACgtcaataatgttaataatgttTACATATATAAAGGGGGTGAAGTAGTTCATGTTACTAACGGGACACAGGTCCCGCCACCACCACCTCCACCATCTCGACTACAACCTGAACCTGAGCCTGAACCTGAAGTGATACCGTCACCTCCTTGTTGCACAGTGGTTACGCCGAGAATATGTAAACATTCACAGTCTAGATGGAGGTGTTTCAATCGGAAGTATCATAGATGCGGATCATTTTGTACGCGTCCTATAATCCAGCTGAGACCAACTCAACCTGTTCTCCAGCATCAGGTCTTAGTTATGCCACCAACGCCACCTGTCATGCCGAATTGTGGACCATCAGGATGTTCTGGTAAGTAAAAATTGTGAATATTTTTCAGCGGACCGGGAAATGCTGATTCTACACTATACTGAGCATGTCTATAAGTAAGGTAGCATGCAGATGTTAGTGGCTCCCTTATAAGTACATATGAATAGCAAGTAGAGCTGTAATGAAAAAAACCCTTTCATTGCATATGGTCTGACAAGTACGTGAATTCTTCAGGAAGCATATTCTGGAAGAAACATAGCCGATATTCCTTCTAGTTTCTTTTTAGTATAGCGGCTTTTAAATAtaccagtcatcatcatcatcaccatcaacggcgaaacaaccagtatccggtctaggtctgccttaacaaggaactccagacatccccggtccaccaattcgatatccctaaaagctgtctgacgtcctgacgtatgccatcgctccatctcagacagggtctgcctcgtcttctttttctacccttatagactttcgggctggatcatcctcacccatacggattaagtgacccgcccaccgcaatctgttgagtcggattttatccacaaccagacggtcgtggtatcgctcatagatttcgatgTTATGCAGGCAACGGACCAggctttgacgctatggtgagaagtttcgagcgaaacagtttttgtaagctgaaataggctctgttggctgccaacaaccatgcgcggatttcatcgttgtagctgttatcggttgtaattttcgaccttagataggagaaattttcaacggtccaaagtcctatcttcattgttttcgtttgacgagTGCGATTCTGGTTTTGgcgccgacgttgccaccatgtatttcgtcttgccttcattaatgtgcagtccaagatctcgcgccgcctgctcgatctggatgaagctagactgtacatctgggattgttcttcgcatgatgtcaatatcgtcagcataggccaatagttgggtggacttaaagaggatggtgcccttcgcatttacatcggcaccgggagtcactttctccagggccaggttaaagaggacgcatgatagggcatccacttgtcttagaccgttgttgatgttgaatggtcttgagagtaatcctgctgcttttgtctggcttcgcacattggtcagagtcaacctagtcagtcttattaattacgtcgggatatcgaattctttcatggccgtgtacagttttaccctggctaagctGTCatgggcggccttaaagtcgatgaaaagatggtgcaactgatggccacattccaatagttttcccatcgtttgccgcacagagaaaatgttttctgttgctgatttgcctggagcgaagcccctttggtatgggctaatgatgttctgagcgcatggggctatccgacctagcaagatagcggagaatatcttatagatggtactcagcaacgtgatacctctatagttccGGCACTGCGTAATAACTCCCCTTTCTATGTATGGGAGAAATAatacctcattgccaatcgtcgggcattgactcgctatcccacaccttgagtataagttgatgaaccacttggtgtaattggtcgcctccatatttaacaaattcgactgtaattccaacggctcctggcgactttgaCTTTTAAgtcggtgaattgcacggactgttccgtggtcttcagttggcggacctccaactcgaccATGTTCTGGCAGTTGAGCAGTTCGTCAAACTATTCAAATCAAAGCTACAATAGGCCCATATTGTCGGaattcagatttccctctttggcttggctggatgagcatcgaagtgtgtaaggcttcatcctgctgacttgttggtaaaacttccgccttcgggcctggtgcggttgctccctacacttttcgagttcacagagttgttggttctcccaggcttcctttttccgtctgtcaagtcgtTTCTTCGcttgccggagttcgtgataagtctccgcgcggtTGGAGAAGGGGTTGTCTCTGTAGATAAAGGTCCATCGATGCCAAAGAACGGTGGGAATTCAGAAGCTATACATCAGTCCATTTGAACTAGAGGGAAGTATTAAGTGAGGATACACTCTACTGTGCATCTACCTCTTTAGATTACGATATACACGTACATAAACTAGGCTAGTTCAGGCTAAGAGATAAAACCGACAGGTTTACGAGCAAGGTTTTGGGGATTTCACATGAGCCACGGCCCTCTTTGGACACGGATTGACAAGGAGACCATAATCACAGCCTCGCTATGACTGGTACGGCTATACTTATAGCCGTTATATACTGAGTACCGGCTCAGCAtatataccagtggatgcaagttCTATGTAATACTTTTGACGCAACTAAAAAGTACAGCATCCGAGCTGCACAGCATAATTCCACGCAAATATTATGAAACTTCctcaaggggccaaccgcaaataactgagcCGAATACATATCCACCCGGTAATTCTCCCAGAGCATATGCTATGGTACCAAATAAGCTCTGGTGAGGCTAGGTggtaagagccacttcagataagtcccatTGCAGGAtcgagtctgatcgccttcTTCGAGTATGATGGCACTCTCCAGCGGCTTGACTGAAGACTTTCGAGCAATTACATCCTGGAAGTTTTACGTA harbors:
- the LOC119660196 gene encoding uncharacterized protein LOC119660196, producing the protein MMILLFGILALVASCCGQLPAQCYTCGQQAAITGCTANCPPPQPPRPAELKCEEGYVLRNGFCEQKTDIRCPAGSTLQGGHCVIVRTENAICPVGSEMRDGQCVKIFERVCPYGYHMMNGQCIRSETVPVSCPPGSYLQNNECIRIECPKDYRLENGWCVQINPPPTPPCEFSCPTGYILQNNLCYPRQPTPVPQPPVPPSCPLAPPVVVTPAPQVECTAGYILRNKECIREEIECPEGTTYRGGKCERIACPPPSVWNGQYCVHYITQQGATNNTNLVNNTHTVHNFNNVTHDTNVNVNNVNNVYIYKGGEVVHVTNGTQVPPPPPPPSRLQPEPEPEPEVIPSPPCCTVVTPRICKHSQSRWRCFNRKYHRCGSFCTRPIIQLRPTQPVLQHQVLVMPPTPPVMPNCGPSGCSGQVNCSGCQTGGYCSPSCYEYSCGEDCMYQEQQAFCQDFAGPGCGVQDGCYI